A genomic region of Denticeps clupeoides chromosome 17, fDenClu1.1, whole genome shotgun sequence contains the following coding sequences:
- the pllp gene encoding plasmolipin: MAEFPSKITTETTSPASQQGTSRMSMLTAGLTVDLGFVRTVPAILLLVEIVLGLLVWALIADTPYHLYAAYGWVMFVSVTLWLLTIILFLMLLFKVQQRVSGVPWPIVLLIYFAVATVLYFTAFVANAATVDNYKYFRWIFNNLAAAAFFGIIVTLTYGASTFHAYMTWRGDVSNAATTTVPV, translated from the exons ATGGCAGAATTTCCGTCAAAGATCACAACAGAGACCACGTCCCCTGCATCGCAGCAAGGTACCTCCAGGATGAGCATGTTAACTGCTGGCTTGACAGTGGACCTTGGGTTTGTCAGGACTGTCCCTGCCATCCTTTTACTAGTGGAGATT GTTCTGGGTCTGCTGGTCTGGGCTCTTATCGCTGATACTCCATACCACCTTTATGCTGCCTATGGCTGGGTCATGTTTGTCAGCGTGACCCTGTGGCTCCTCACCATCATCCtctttttaatgcttttgtttaaagttcagcAAAGAGTCAGTGGCGTGCCATGGCCCATAGTG CTCCTGATTTATTTTGCCGTGGCGACTGTCTTGTACTTCACTGCTTTCGTGGCCAACGCTGCAACAGTCGACAATTACAAATATTTTCGATGGATTTTCAACAACTTGGCGGCAGCAGCA TTCTTTGGCATCATTGTGACCCTCACCTATGGTGCCAGTACGTTTCATGCATACATGACCTGGAGAGGAGATGTGAGCAACGCAGCTACAACTACTGTTCCTGTGTAG
- the arl2bp gene encoding ADP-ribosylation factor-like protein 2-binding protein, with amino-acid sequence MDPGDIGGGGEDGVEMQDLDEEDFGVSKSSDADAEFDAVVGNIEDIIMEDDFQQLQQSFMEKYYQEFEDTEENKLIYTAIFNEYIELLEKYLEQQLLERIPGFSMSAFIQSLQQHKEEVSGDIFDMLLTFTDFMAFKEMFIDYRAEKEGRGLDFSSDLVVKCLSSSPSKPLASSMALEPTKSD; translated from the exons ATGGATCCCGGAGACATCG GAGGTGGTGGGGAGGATGGAGTAGAGATGCAGGATTTGGATGAGGAGGACTTTGGCGTCTCAAA ATCTTCTGACGCCGACGCAGAGTTTGATGCCGTCGTTGGCAACATTGAGGACATCATTATGG AGGATGAttttcagcagctgcagcaaAGCTTCATGGAGAAATACTACCAAGAGTTTGAAGACACTGAGGAGAACAAGCTCATCTACACCGCCATATTTAACGAATAC ATTGAACTCCTTGAGAAATATCTGGAGCAGCAGCTTTTGGAGAGGATTCCTGGTTTCAGCATGAGTGCCTTCATTCAGTCTCTCCA GCAGCATAAAGAGGAGGTCTCAGGGGACATTTTTGACATGCTGCTGACTTTCACCGACTTTATGGCCTTTAAAGAGATGTTCATTGACTACAGAGCA GAGAAAGAAGGAAGAGGCCTGGACTTCAGCAGTGATTTGGTGGTGAAATGTTTGAGCTCTTCACCCTCCAAACCACTCGCCTCCAGCATGGCCCTGGAACCTACCAAATCCGACTGA
- the rspry1 gene encoding RING finger and SPRY domain-containing protein 1 → MIVATWIAFCASRNLAWVLRLTVEQLHSLRFWQGLGAAAAMGNSCVCREDSDVDDGSAPRRQLRRVDNAAADASEARSSRPRDPVRPPRRGRGPHEPRRKKQNVDGLVLDTLAVIRTLVDNDQEPPYSMITLHEMAETDDGWLEVVQSLIRVIPLDDPLGPAVITLLLDECPLPTKDALQKLSEMLNLSAAVARQDALNPAKHRNTTAVLGCLAEKLAGPASIALLSPGTLEYLLESLSSEAHPTVMLFALIALEKFSQTSENKLTVSESCISERLAVLESWADHTDYLKRQVGFCSQWSLDNLFLKEGRQFTYEKVNLSNINAMLNSNDVSEYLKISPSGLEARCDASSFESVRCTFCVDSGVWYYEVTAITSGVMQIGWATKDSKFLNHEGYGIGDDEYSCAYDGCRQLIWYNARSKPHSHPCWKEGDTIGFLLDLNKKQMIFYLNGNQLPPEKQVFSSATSGFFAAASFMSYQQCEFNFGAKQFHHPPSVKFSTFNDFASLASDEKIILPRHRRLALLKQVSIRDNCCTLCCDQMADTELRPCAHSGICMGCALQLETCPLCRQDIQSRVRLISHVS, encoded by the exons ATGATAGTAGCCACCTGGATCGCATTCTGTGCCAGCAGGAACCTAGCTTGGGTTCTGCGACTCACCGTTGAACAGCTGCATTCGCTACGCTTTTGGCAAGGCCTCGGGGCAGCTGCAGCCATGGGGAACAGCTGTGTTTGCAGAGAGGACAGCGACGTGGACGATGGATCAGCGCCCCGCCGGCAGCTCAGGCGGGTCGACAACGCCGCGGCCGATGCCTCCGAGGCGCGGAGCAGTCGGCCGAGGGACCCAGTCAGGCCGCCCAGACGTGGACGGGGACCACATGAGCCTCGCCGCAAGAAACAGAACGTCGACGGCCTTGTCCTGGACACCCTAGCTGTCATTAGAACTCTCGTTGACAA TGACCAAGAACCTCCATATTCCATGATCACCTTGCATGAGATGGCGGAGACAG ATGACGGCTGGTTAGAGGTAGTCCAGTCCCTCATCAGAGTCATACCTCTGGATGACCCTTTGGGTCCAGCTGTTATCACCCTGCTGCTGGATGAGTGTCCCCTTCCCACCAAA GATGCTTTGCAGAAGCTGTCAGAGATGCTTAACCTGAGTGCAGCGGTTGCGAGGCAAGATGCTCTCAACCCTGCCAAACACCGGAACACCACTGCCGTGTTGGGCTGCCTGGCTGAGAAACTTGCTG GTCCAGCGAGTATTGCACTACTCAGCCCGGGAACACTGGAGTATTTGCTGGAAAGTCTG aGTTCTGAAGCACATCCCACCGTTATGCTGTTCGCTCTTATAGCTTTGGAAAAGTTTTCTCAGActa GTGAAAATAAGTTGACTGTGTCCGAGTCGTGTATCAGTGAGCGGCTGGCAGTTCTTGAATCATGGGCTGACCACACAGACTACCTAAAACGTCAGGTTGGCTTCTGCTCCCAGTGGAGTCTGGATAATCTCT TCCTAAAAGAGGGCCGACAGTTCACCTACGAGAAAGTGAACCTGAGCAACATTAACGCCATGCTCAACAGCAACGATGTTAGCGAGTATCTCAAGATCTCTCCCAGTGGGCTGGAG GCTCGCTGCGATGCCTCCTCCTTTGAAAGTGTTCGTTGTACTTTCTGTGTGGACTCTGGTGTGTGGTACTACGAGGTCACAGCCATTACTTCTGGGGTTATGCAGATCGGCTGGGCCACCAAGGATAGCAAATTCTTGAATCAT gaGGGCTACGGCATCGGAGATGATGAGTACTCATGTGCCTATGATGGCTGCAGGCAGCTTATTTGGTACAATGCTCGAAGTAAACCTCATTCTCACCCCTGCTGGAAAGAAG GTGATACCATTGGCTTCCTCCTTGACCTCAATAAGAAGCAGATGATCTTCTATCTGAACGGAAACCAGCTCCCCCCAGAGAAGCAGGTGTTCTCATCTGCCAC GTCAGGCTTCTTTGCAGCAGCTAGTTTCATGTCATACCAGCAGTGTGAGTTCAACTTTGGCGCGAAACAGTTTCACCACCCACCTTCAGTCAAGTTCAGCACCTTTAATGATTTCGCATCACTGGCATCTGATGAGAAAATCATCCTTCCAAG ACACAGACGCCTTGCCCTGCTGAAGCAAGTAAGCATCAGAGACAACTGCTGTACACTTTGCTGTGACCAGATGGCTGACACAGAGTTGAGACCCTGTGCACACAG TGGGATTTGTATGGGGTGTGCCTTACAGCTGGAAACATGCCCGCTGTGCCGACAAGACATCCAATCACGTGTCAGACTCATTTCACACGTCTCCTGA
- the psme3ip1 gene encoding PSME3-interacting protein isoform X2, whose product MAGEGGVDLSRKFVSESELEEKRKKRQEEWEKVRKPDDPEEVPEEEYDPRSLFERLQEQKDKKQEEFEEQFKFKNMVRGLDEDETSFLDEVSRQQVLVEKQRRDEDLQELKEYRTALKKLASTESQKEPEKRAIPKPSEHKSHLSQANLLAGAVKRRSSSQSSDGSKKPKVEEAAPGNGSQSEKEAGRGVAEQGTVEGVTRPAVLHLPSAAVCVGILPGLGAYSGSSDSESSSDSEV is encoded by the exons ATGGCAGGTGAGGGTGGCGTGGACCTCAGTCGGAAATTTGTGTCCGAATCGGAGTtggaggaaaagaggaaaaaaagacaggaggaaTGGGAAAAAGTGAGGAAGCCGGATGACCCAGAAG AGGTCCCCGAGGAGGAGTATGACCCCCGCTCGCTGTTTGAGAGACTGCAGGAACAGAAGGACAAGAAACAGGAGGAATTTGAGGAGCAGTTTAAATTCA AGAACATGGTGAGGGGCCTGGACGAAGATGAGACCAGCTTCCTGGACGAAGTGTCAAGGCAGCAGGTGCTTGTGGAGAAGCAGAGAAGGGATGAGGACCTGCAGGAGCTGAAGGAGTACAGA ACTGCTTTAAAGAAACTGGCATCCACTGAGAGCCAAAAGGAGCCGGAGAAACGGGCAATACCAAAACCATCGGAACATAAGAGTCACTTGTCCCAGGCCAACCTGCTGGCGGGGGCCGTGAAGCGCCGCAG TTCCTCACAATCATCAGACGGGAGCAAGAAGCCAAAAGTCGAGGAGGCTGCTCCAGGGAACGGCAGTCAGTCAG AAAAGGAGGCAGGCAGGGGCGTGGCTGAGCAGGGCACTGTGGAAGGGGTGACCCGCCCAGCCGTGCTCCACCTGCCctctgcagcagtgtgtgtgggcatcCTGCCAGGCCTGGGCGCCTACTCTGGCAGCAGCGACTCTGAGTCCAGCAGCGACAGTGAAG TTTAA
- the psme3ip1 gene encoding PSME3-interacting protein isoform X1, whose protein sequence is MAGEGGVDLSRKFVSESELEEKRKKRQEEWEKVRKPDDPEEVPEEEYDPRSLFERLQEQKDKKQEEFEEQFKFKNMVRGLDEDETSFLDEVSRQQVLVEKQRRDEDLQELKEYRTALKKLASTESQKEPEKRAIPKPSEHKSHLSQANLLAGAVKRRSSSQSSDGSKKPKVEEAAPGNGSQSEKEAGRGVAEQGTVEGVTRPAVLHLPSAAVCVGILPGLGAYSGSSDSESSSDSEGSVDGINSPIKRHRLFR, encoded by the exons ATGGCAGGTGAGGGTGGCGTGGACCTCAGTCGGAAATTTGTGTCCGAATCGGAGTtggaggaaaagaggaaaaaaagacaggaggaaTGGGAAAAAGTGAGGAAGCCGGATGACCCAGAAG AGGTCCCCGAGGAGGAGTATGACCCCCGCTCGCTGTTTGAGAGACTGCAGGAACAGAAGGACAAGAAACAGGAGGAATTTGAGGAGCAGTTTAAATTCA AGAACATGGTGAGGGGCCTGGACGAAGATGAGACCAGCTTCCTGGACGAAGTGTCAAGGCAGCAGGTGCTTGTGGAGAAGCAGAGAAGGGATGAGGACCTGCAGGAGCTGAAGGAGTACAGA ACTGCTTTAAAGAAACTGGCATCCACTGAGAGCCAAAAGGAGCCGGAGAAACGGGCAATACCAAAACCATCGGAACATAAGAGTCACTTGTCCCAGGCCAACCTGCTGGCGGGGGCCGTGAAGCGCCGCAG TTCCTCACAATCATCAGACGGGAGCAAGAAGCCAAAAGTCGAGGAGGCTGCTCCAGGGAACGGCAGTCAGTCAG AAAAGGAGGCAGGCAGGGGCGTGGCTGAGCAGGGCACTGTGGAAGGGGTGACCCGCCCAGCCGTGCTCCACCTGCCctctgcagcagtgtgtgtgggcatcCTGCCAGGCCTGGGCGCCTACTCTGGCAGCAGCGACTCTGAGTCCAGCAGCGACAGTGAAGGTAGCGTGGATGGGATCAACTCTCCCATAAAACGTCACAGACTCTTCCGatag